In Halobacillus amylolyticus, the following proteins share a genomic window:
- a CDS encoding SA1362 family protein, translated as MSRNWGTLVMYTLITLAVFYVGYQMVTNPSSFLSSIIMMIGIAVLVYGAIYFLFLRNRVGAGAGRNSNEMKKYKQAVKQSKQKYKSPAPVKSKAKPTPKFSSNTKQKKPKRKNAPNLRVIEGNKSKGKNRASF; from the coding sequence ATGTCAAGAAACTGGGGTACTCTTGTTATGTATACGCTTATCACCCTGGCTGTTTTTTATGTAGGGTATCAAATGGTGACAAATCCTTCGTCCTTCCTTTCATCGATTATTATGATGATTGGGATCGCTGTACTAGTATATGGTGCCATTTACTTCCTATTTCTTCGTAATCGGGTCGGAGCAGGTGCAGGCCGAAATAGTAACGAAATGAAAAAATATAAACAAGCGGTCAAACAGTCGAAACAAAAGTATAAATCCCCGGCTCCCGTTAAAAGTAAAGCCAAACCTACACCTAAATTTTCATCTAACACGAAGCAGAAGAAACCAAAACGCAAAAACGCTCCTAATCTACGTGTTATAGAAGGCAATAAAAGCAAAGGA